In Arachis stenosperma cultivar V10309 chromosome 1, arast.V10309.gnm1.PFL2, whole genome shotgun sequence, one DNA window encodes the following:
- the LOC130937315 gene encoding leucine-rich repeat receptor-like serine/threonine-protein kinase BAM1 has protein sequence MRLFLFHFLFFLLCLHLTAHSAHISERRALLSFKAASITSDPTSALSSWSPTSPSDHCTWRGVSCDHQLRHVTSLNLSSLSLSGTLSGDHLSLLPFLTNLSLSDNKFSGPIPSSLSSLTNLRFLNLSNNIFNGTFPNELSILHTVEVLDLYNNNLTGLLPLAVTDMTELRHLHLGGNFFSGEIPREYGKWQKLEYLAVSGNELVGKIPPEIGNLSSLQELYVGYYNTYDGGIPPEIGNLSELVRLDAAYCGLSGEIPAEIGRLQKLDTLFLQVNALFGSLTTELGSLKSLKSMDLSNNMLAGEIPASFAALKNITLVNLFRNKLHGEIPEFIGELPSLEVLQLWDNNFTGSIPQNLGKNGRLTIVDLSSNKLTGTLPPLMCSGNRLQTLITLGNFLFGPIPDSLGKCESLSRVRMGENFLNGSIPKGLFGLPKLTQVELQDNLLTGEFPVSGSVAPNLGQISLSNNKLSGPLPPSIGNFSSMQKLLLDGNRFSGRIPSEIGRLQQLSKMDFSNNKFSGPVAPEISRCKLLTFVDLSRNELSGEVPNEITGMRILNYLNLSRNHLVGPIPGPIASMQSLTSVDFSYNNLSGLVPGTGQFSYFNYTSFLGNPELCGPYLGPCKDGVVNGPRQPHVKGPLSSSLKLLLVIGLLVCSILFAVAAIFKARSLKKASEARAWKLTAFQRLDFTVDDVLDCLKEDNIIGKGGAGIVYKGAMANGDQVAVKRLPAMSRGSSHDHGFNAEIQTLGRIRHRHIVRLLGFCSNHETNLLVYEYMPNGSLGEVLHGKKGGHLHWDTRYKIAVEAAKGLCYLHHDCSPLIVHRDVKSNNILLDSSFEAHVADFGLAKFLQDSGTSECMSAIAGSYGYIAPEYAYTLKVDEKSDVYSFGVVLLELVTGRKPVGEFGDGVDIVQWVRKMTDSNKEGVLKVLDPRLPSVPLHEVMHVFYVAMLCVEEQAVERPTMREVVQILTELPKPPGSKQGDSTITESSSLSSSNSLESPMATSSKEHTKDNQNPPKSPPPDLLSI, from the exons ATGCGCCTCTTcctcttccacttcctcttcttcctcctctgcCTCCATCTCACGGCCCACTCCGCCCACATCTCCGAGCGCCGTGCCCTGCTCTCCTTCAAAGCCGCCTCCATTACCTCCGATCCCACCTCCGCTCTCTCCTCCTGGTCCCCCACCTCCCCCTCCGACCACTGCACATGGCGCGGCGTCTCCTGCGACCACCAGCTCCGCCACGTCACCTCCCTCAACCTCTCTTCCCTCTCCCTCTCCGGCACTCTCTCCGGCGACCACCTCTCCCTCCTTCCCTTTCTCACCAACCTCTCCCTCTCCGATAACAAATTCTCCGGCCCTATTCCCAGTTCCCTCTCCTCTCTCACAAACCTCCGCTTCCTCAACCTCTCTAACAACATCTTCAACGGAACCTTCCCTAATGAACTTTCCATTCTCCACACTGTTGAAGTTCTTGACCTTTACAATAACAACTTGACCGGTCTTCTTCCCCTCGCCGTCACCGACATGACTGAGCTTCGCCACTTGCACCTCGGCGGAAACTTCTTCTCCGGCGAAATTCCGCGGGAGTACGGCAAATGGCAGAAGCTGGAGTACCTTGCGGTTTCCGGTAACGAGCTTGTCGGGAAAATCCCGCCGGAGATCGGAAACCTTAGCTCCCTCCAGGAGCTTTATGTAGGGTACTACAACACTTACGACGGCGGAATACCGCCGGAGATCGGGAATTTGTCCGAGCTTGTCAGGCTCGACGCCGCGTACTGTGGACTCTCCGGCGAGATTCCGGCGGAGATAGGGAGGCTTCAGAAGCTCGACACCCTCTTCCTCCAGGTGAATGCGCTTTTCGGTTCACTAACTACGGAGCTTGGGAGCCTCAAAAGTCTAAAATCAATGGATTTATCGAACAATATGCTCGCCGGCGAGATTCCCGCGAGCTTCGCGGCGCTGAAGAACATAACTCTCGTGAACCTCTTCCGCAACAAGCTCCACGGTGAGATACCGGAGTTCATCGGTGAGCTTCCGTCGCTGGAGGTGCTTCAGCTGTGGGACAACAACTTCACCGGAAGCATTCCTCAGAATTTGGGGAAGAACGGCAGGCTCACGATCGTTGACCTCTCGTCGAACAAGCTTACAGGAACTTTGCCACCGTTAATGTGTTCCGGTAACCGTCTTCAGACACTGATAACTCTCGGTAACTTCCTCTTTGGTCCAATTCCTGATTCACTCGGAAAGTGTGAGTCTCTGAGTAGGGTGAGAATGGGTGAAAATTTCTTGAACGGTTCAATCCCTAAGGGTCTGTTTGGGCTTCCGAAACTGACACAGGTTGAACTTCAGGATAATCTTCTGACCGGAGAGTTTCCTGTTTCTGGTTCCGTTGCACCGAACTTGGGGCAAATTAGTCTTTCCAATAACAAGCTTTCAGGGCCGTTACCACCGTCCATTGGGAACTTCTCCAGCATGCAGAAGCTTCTACTAGACGGGAACCGGTTCTCGGGCCGGATCCCATCGGAGATTGGCAGGCTACAGCagctctccaagatggatttcagcaaTAATAAGTTCTCTGGTCCGGTTGCACCGGAGATCAGCCGGTGCAAGTTGTTGACATTCGTTGATCTCAGCCGCAACGAACTCTCCGGCGAGGTTCCAAATGAGATCACTGGAATGCGGATACTGAACTATTTGAACCTTTCAAGGAACCACTTGGTTGGTCCAATTCCGGGTCCTATTGCTTCCATGCAGAGTTTAACATCGGTGGATTTTTCTTACAACAATCTCTCTGGTTTGGTTCCTGGCACTGGCCAATTCAGTTACTTCAACTATACCTCTTTCTTGGGGAACCCCGAACTCTGTGGCCCTTATTTAGGTCCTTGCAAAGACGGTGTTGTCAATGGCCCTCGTCAACCTCATGTTAAGGGTCCactctcttcttccttgaagcTATTGCTGGTTATTGGGCTTCTTGTTTGCTCTATCTTGTTCGCTGTGGCGGCAATCTTCAAGGCGCGGTCCCTGAAGAAGGCGAGCGAGGCGCGCGCCTGGAAGCTCACGGCGTTCCAGCGATTGGACTTCACTGTGGACGATGTTCTGGATTGCTTGAAGGAGGATAACATCATAGGAAAAGGAGGTGCTGGAATTGTGTACAAAGGGGCCATGGCGAATGGGGATCAAGTTGCTGTAAAGAGGTTACCGGCTATGAGTAGAGGATCATCCCATGATCATGGTTTCAATGCTGAGATTCAAACTTTGGGGAGGATTCGACACAGGCACATTGTTAGGTTGTTGGGGTTCTGTTCGAACCACGAGACGAATCTTCTTGTGTATGAGTACATGCCTAATGGAAGCTTGGGTGAGGTTCTTCATGGGAAGAAAGGGGGTCACTTGCATTGGGACACAAGGTACAAGATTGCTGTGGAGGCTGCAAAGGGGCTTTGTTACTTGCATCATGATTGTTCGCCGCTTATTGTGCACCGCGATGTCAAGTCGAACAATATCCTTCTTGATTCCAGCTTTGAAGCTCATGTTGCTGATTTTGGGCTTGCCAAGTTCCTCCAAGATTCTGGAACATCTGAATGCATGTCCGCTATTGCCGGTTCATATGGATACATAGCTCCAG AGTACGCCTACACTTTGAAAGTCGATGAGAAGAGCGATGTGTACAGCTTTGGCGTTGTTCTTTTGGAGCTTGTAACCGGAAGGAAACCGGTTGGTGAGTTCGGTGACGGCGTGGACATTGTGCAATGGGTGAGGAAAATGACAGACTCAAACAAGGAAGGAGTGCTTAAGGTTCTTGATCCTAGGCTTCCCTCAGTTCCCCTCCATGAGGTGATGCACGTTTTCTATGTCGCCATGCTGTGTGTCGAAGAACAAGCCGTAGAGCGCCCAACCATGCGCGAAGTGGTTCAAATTCTCACCGAGCTTCCAAAGCCACCGGGATCTAAGCAGGGAGATTCGACAATCACCGAGTCCTCATCATTGTCATCATCAAACAGCTTAGAGTCTCCAATGGCCACATCATCGAAAGAGCATACTAAAGATAATCAAAACCCTCCCAAGTCACCGCCACCAGATCTTCTTAGCATCTAA